In Benincasa hispida cultivar B227 chromosome 8, ASM972705v1, whole genome shotgun sequence, the sequence aaaaaagaaaaaaaagggttggtaattaattaaaagCAGTCTTCTCTTTCATTCTGAGTTATAATGCTGGACAAGCAAAAAGCTTCATCTAATTTATcaataaatgtaaaattattattaagtaAATAGTCACATTAGcccctaatgaataataaaataatgtcAAATTCAAACGAGGGTCAGAATAGGAAAACGAAATGTGTCAGTCAGGAAGCGTCTAGGGTGACGGAGGTACGTGGTCGTGAATGACCAATGAAAAACAGACACGTGGTTATCACGAACAGTGACTTCTTGTGGACCCCACGCTTTTCTCTATTCTATCAATGGAAACAGTACAACCCTACGCCTGTCACAACAGCAGGCCTATTCTTCTCCTCTCCTTTCTCACcgaattattttcaaattattatttcttttttttcttttttttaaaacaatatttttatttatttacttaaatCCATAGAAATAGACCGCGAACGCTACAGACTAGCTCTTATTTACTCTCTCTCTAGGCACAAGTTACGGTGCATGCCCACCTCACGTGACCCCCTCCCCACAATAAATGTATTTTgctttttaaataaattcttttttttctagTTAATACTgtcttctactttttttttttttttcatattttattttggtttaataCTTTCTTTCTTTGACTTTCATATTTAATAATAGTTTAGGTGTGTTGCATGTGCACTTACAATGAGTTTTTTTAAGGTTGTATtacgtttttttatttttttaaaaaaaaacctagttTTACtccataaattttataaaaataacaatttagtccctaaattttgatGAATaacaatttaaactttaaactttagTATGcaataatttagttattgtattttcgaatttgtaataatttagttcctaacgtaaaaaaaattatcaaaatttaatgtcaatttttattattcaattatgtaaattttgttttttaataaaaatatttagattctaattagtttatcgatttatttacgtatgaaatctcattaaatcttaacattaatttctaagatagagactaaattgttaaaaaattgaaagtataaagactaaatttgttACATAGTGACGTtaaatgactaaattgttataaaattgaaaattcgtgaactaaatattacaaatcaaaattcaattactaaattgttacttaaaaaagaattaaaagtgatttttaactcATTATGATTTTTAGAAGttttgtaaataataataatataaaatgaataattttgttattatatatttaattgaagtCTTTTCATTTGATACTTATAGAGAATGTCTCattgcaattattttattttgaaaaatgatttttttttttttttttttggtttaaatgGAAAAGTGTAAGttacaaacttttaaaaattaaatttgaaccaaagtctaaattaatattttttttttaaattacttaaattatGAAAGGGCATCCCAGTGTTTTTTCTCATGGAAATTTAAATTCCCAAATTttagaataattcaaatttgataaataaattttctgACAAATAAAAAACGCATGAAAAaccataattaaaatattttattatttaaaggATCATTATAATTGGTAACGCTCTTATGCTTGATAATTAAGTGTATACCAACGATTTattatagcaaaatctatcggTAGACTTTTAGAGATAATCTATATACTCGATGATCtatatcaaaattttgttatatttgtaaatcttTTTGCATTATTATATCTTCTAATACTTTGTGTATTAttactatatttgaaataatatgACAAATAAGTCCTTAATAAGGTTTTAAAATAGAATGCGTGTACATATAATAAAGGATAACATCGGTATGTAAAAAATTATCCGTTATATGTCCTTTTATACATAGTAAAATATGTGTACACGCCAGATCATTATGTTATggtatgaattttttatttatttagtttttttgtttgCAAAATATGGTATAACTTTTTATGTGATATATTCTTATTCATTTAATTCTTTTGTAATTCATCGACTTTTGAATAATTCAATTGGTTcaaataacatttttaaaaatatttatacacaTTTTTGTTTGGTCTTTTAAGATATTACATTTAGAGTCTTTtatgttttgagtttgatttcaatttagtatttaagttttaaaatgtttcaattttattcttaatatttgagttttgtttcaatttgattccGATTTcaatatttacacttttaacttcaTTTCTTTTGGATTCTAACTCCTTGTTATTATTGTCTATTGATTAAATTGAagataattatgaaatataaaattttaattcatttcaaTAGCAATGTGAAACTTAATTCTTTTAAACTAATCAACGAACATTAAACTGAAAAACAAAGCGAgtatttaatgataaattcatGTCAAAAGTGTAGAACTTAAAATCTAGAtatcaaacttaaacaaaaCTCAAGTCTCGAtggtaaaaatgtaaaattttgaaatttaatggttaaattgaaatcaaactcaaaccTTAATAACTAAAAACGTGatgttttgaaacttaaaagaccaaatagaaaaataaacctaaAACTTATGGatcaaaaaagttttttttttttatatacttgttttaattcttaaaaactaaaaaatatagattttttaaattaaaaaaaaaggcaaaatttAACATTACACGACAATTTTATCCATCCCTCACAACATGTTGAAATGAACATATCAAATTGTGTAAAAACAAACCAATTTCAAGTATAGTAtagtataattaaaaaaatggaatgaTTAAATTCAATCACTTTCATTCCTCACGTAAATGttaatgaaaagaagaaaaaaaaaagttttatatgTATAAAgaacaataattaaaaagaagaaaaattattgggaaagaaattaaaacaatttaggGTCAGAGTGTGGGGGAAGCTCATATTAGAATAGTATATAGTATAGGTCTGCGACGCCGTTTTTGCAATGAAGAAGTAATGGAGAGTTAATTGACAGTGGGGGACCCAACCCAAATGGGTTTAAATTCTGACGCAATTCTGATGTATTGTCCttctaataataatattaataataatatcaaattcaattatttttatttacctTTTTTACAGTTTTACATTTACTGGGTTGGTACTTGTCTGGTTGACTTACTTAACGTTGCATTTCTACCACGTTCTAATTATTGCTGTCTTTTGTTTCTTAATTAACTCTGTCTAATCTCACATCATTTGCTCTTAATTTTGTCCCTAAATATTTTCTCGCATTCAttaatctttattattattattattgttgttgaacTTTTGAGTAAGATTGAAGGTTAATTTATTGTAATTTCAATTAAatgtcattttctttttcttcttagaaTTCTGTGACGCACACATGTTTGTATATTATATGACTtcaagttttcttttttctttttcttcttttttaactttttacctAAACCTACTTTTACATTGGTATATGCAAAAAGTTGGTAGCTAGCATTGACAAAAATGTGagtgttttattattttttaattacattgGAAATATCTGTTTataatccaatttttttttttttactagtaTCATACAACTAAGGACTTATGTGTTTTGTTGAAATGAGATAGGTTTAAATGAAacgtaataaaaaaatacatgtgCTAGATTGAGTATTTTGGATCtaatttgtaatattaaactCATTTCGTTATCACAATTTTCAACCAaatctttttttcatcgttttcACGGTCTCATTTTTGTTCCACCCTCAATATATCATACATTCGAATATTTCTTTACAGTAATCCTGATTATATTTCAATCTTCCAAATAGCTCAAAACTGTATACTTTTATAAATGTACTAATTTacacctttttttttcaaattttgtttgaaaatatcaattaaattcCTAAAATTTTATAAGTCAATCAAATTTACATCATTCATTATAATTAGCTTCTAAAATTGTTACTGCATCCTTTTTATATGTGTACAAGCTTcttcaaatattgattttataGAGTGGACGATTAGAGTTGTACATGAATGATTCCCAATGGATTtccaattgaaaattttaattgattcacTTGCAAAACTTAGGaatttaatttacataattataaactttatatGATACTTGTCAAAACAAAATGTAATagagagtataaattgatacatttcCAAAAGTTAAagtgttgtttttaaatataaaaaaataaatcaaaataattacaaagcaaattttagaactatcaatgttAGACGCTGGTAGATACTGGAAGatattgatagaagtttatcagtgatattgatagacattgatagaagtttatcagtgatattgataaacattgatagaaatctatcagtatctatcattgatggttctaaaattttgctatatcttgtaaatatattaaacagttttattatttgaaataattttctaaagttaaatgattaaattaataaaattattaatttattgatacaactcccaaaatttaaagttaaataatATACGTAGATATATGATGAGAAAATGAATGGAATTGAATATGTGATGTCTGAATTAATCATTCATGAATAAATACATATGTTTCATATTCATAATGATAATGGTGCTAttgatatttttagattttataattttgtgaCTGTGAATCATAAATTACTCGTCATCTTTTGTAGttggttcaatttttttatattcttagaatctttggagatgaaaaaaaaaaacagaaaatatcATATTAAGTTATGGataaaaatcacatttactcCCGAAATTTTCATAGAAGTAATAATCTAATCtccaaattttggtttgtaacagtttagttcttgtatttttaattttgtatcaattttagtctttacacttttaaaatttgtaacgatttagtctttACTCTAGACATTAAAGTTAAGGTTTGATGAATTTTtttgcataaataaaatgataaactaattaaaaactcaatattttttacaaaatacaaagtctacatcctaaaaattgatattttgattttaatgttttttttatgttaaggattaaattattacaattttgaatatacaaagattaaattgttacatataaaagttcaagtactaaattgttacaaaattgaaagtaaaagactaaatcgttacaaaccaaAGTACAAAGACTAAATTGATAATTTCATGAAAGTTTGGGagtcaaaattattttttatttaagttaTATTAAACTAAATATTGAAGGCATCTAAATctcgattttaaaaaataataaatgggTTTGTTTGATTTATAAAACATAATATTGACTATTGAGAATTAGgaagagaatttgaaattttataaaataaataaataaataaacaaatattttgtaCTCTAAGGGACGTTTGGGTAAGGAGTTGGTTGTTATAATCCTCGGTTATTctagttggattataatagtttgtgtttgagatgtagattattttagttttggttaTAATAGTATTTGTTAgaggtgtaaattattttagtttgaaaagtaaataataaacatggtaacaaataattaaaaaaacggtaaatgtaaaatagtaaaaactatagtAAACAGCGGTTTTGAAATACGATTAACTATAGTTAATTATTTCAAGATAGTCATTACTTCAAATACCTATTAAGTAACTAAAATTAGGAAGATTTTGTTGGTACATTGGAAAGGGAAATGAGCAGGTGAGCAAAGTTAGGGggttatttttcatatttcatgtTATATTGAACATCAAAGTCAACACCAATGTCTTTAGAGAATCTTAACTTAGTTGGCTTTGTTCAACTACGACCATTTTAAAGCCTccaaacaattttcctttttctatctattttaaacttttatatgAAGTTAAATTTATTCCCTCGACTTCAAAAATTGTGTATATATGACCTCTAATTCgtcaaaattataaataatttagtccttttaacacttttttgaaatttttaaaactaacgGCCTTACTAGACAtagaattgaaaatataaaatttcatatcaaataatttttaacaatttaaattCTCTAGAGACTTAttcaacacaaaattgaaaattcaaagatcTATAAATCTAAAGTTACAAGTTTAGAGACACTTTTGAAAGTTCCATGACAAAAAAAGACACAAACTTCAAAGTTTTGTGACTGAATTTGTAAttgaacttatttatttatttctttatttaaactttTCGATATTCAATCGACCGACAAATTCCAAATGATTTAAGcatttattctaaaatttaaatctcTTCTTACCCTACCTATGCCTATCAGGAAagaaaatactattttatattcttacatGGTACATtcacttcaaattaattaagatcccatttagtaatcatttcttttttttaccatgatttgcatctttcttaagagTAATGGTTGAATATTTAACGAAATTCTGTTTTTAAATGctacttttttttatcattaaaaagttacttagttttaaatcattgataaaaagtagatatcaAACCAAAAAAATTAGAGGTAGAAGTGGTGTCAATAgacttaaaataataaaacaaaaaattaaataattgccAAACCGATCATCATACCAAAAAGAATATCTAGATTGTGATTCTAATTACTAACAACATTACAAATGTGAGAATGGAAAAATTCTCAATATCTTAATTATGGAGATAACAATATTACTAAATAATTATACCAAATTTAGTTTACAATTGGTAGAATGAAAATCAATATGGATGCatgaagtaaaaaaaattatttcaacgGTAAgaaataggattttttttttttttaaaaggcaACGTGGCAAAAAGTGATTGGTGAGTTGGGACAGGTAAGGAATTGTCTTGTTTGGGTACTGTGTTAAGACAAGAAGGGGGACAGTGCTTTAAAGATGGCTGTTTGAGCTGCCTGGTTGGCAGGTGATCACAAGGACACTCCATGTGTTGTCAAAACGGTCCCGTCTTGATACTTCTCCTCACAAAACAACTCTCGCACATTCCCCGTATTCTCCACGCGCTTTACTTTCTTTCCTTTCCATCTAGCGCGTgcttcttcaaactccctcctTCTAGTGCCTGGGATCTTTTTCTATTTACAACCTCgacttatgaaattttattttttcaattcttattggttgaaaattattttataaagaaaaagaatcttTTATTtagctttcttttattttattattacatGGTATGTTTTGCTTTGGCTTTACCTCTAAACTCAAATGCTATAATTGTTGTAATGATTTAAATCTttagtttttccttttatatatatgttgatAATGGTGTGAAATtaaaggaattttttttaaaaaggaaaaataaagctTGATGGGAGAATCTTAGCCGTTGATGCTTTGGTTTTGCCCCACTTATTCCCCACATGATTCTATTATCTCACATGATGAATATCTTCAATGTCTAAGCATTGTCATTTGTGAGAGACCCTTTTTTATAAAGTAAATAAGATTATGTAGAGCATCTCCCTTATGGTTTatctttataaatatatattgatttgTTGTTTCCAATTtctattttgacatttttttttataatgataatACAAATATTTAGTCATTAAAATTATACTTctaaattatgatttatatatgGTGATATGCATTTGAGTAATTAAGATTCTCCGTgacaaataatcaaataaaattttaaaaaaaatagtttataaaaTACTGTTTTAAATAGATCAGTTTCATTCTTCTCTCTTAAAATTGGAGGTGTACAAGATTATTgcactaaaaaaattaattcattagaTTAGAAAAGAAACTTAGGTCAAATCGATTGAGAAAAAGGAACTATTAGCAAAATCTTTGGGATTTGTAGTGAAAAGGAGACCGAAATTTGGGGGAAAAGGTTTTGTTTTGTTAATGCATCCTTTTTAGGTAACTTTAAATTACTtcacatgcataattaatttcctttaagtaTTATTCCCTCTCTTTAACACAcatcatttaaatatttgtcttaatttttccttttactAAATTGAGCGGATATAATGCAAGGATTTGATTGACTTGCTTACAATAAACAACTCGCTTATGCTCATATGATATTGAAAATCAACCATAActcacaaaaaataataaataataaatctattttttgtgtgagatttttattttagctgtaaatatctttaaaaaaatatttatagaaaactaattaattttaaaatgtttttttttttggaagaataTATGAATAATAATTTCAGAATTTTTATATTCCtctacttgattttttttttttttgcctgaAGTTATAAATcgcaatataatataatatcacGACGAGGTCACTTAAACATACGTCAAAGTCGACGCGGAGAGGTGGAAAATAGGAGCAGATCGAATATACACGTTCCACTGTCATCTGCCAGTCTCAAAATCCGGCAGTTTGGGTTCGCCACGTGGCGTTCGTAACAACCGTCGATGTAATTCAGAAGTAATCGAAACCGGTCGATTGACCGGACTTGTCCTTGGTTTTGGCCACCGGAGCTGGCGTCGGCTTCCGCCGTCGTACGCCGGGTACTTCCGGCGGAGTGAGCGACCGAATTAAGGCGAAGTTGAGGCCTTTGAAGAACGGATGCTTCTTGATGTCGGCGGACCCGCGTTTCGACCCAAGTCTCCGGGTCGGGTCTTTGTTAAGCAATCCGGATATGAGGTCCCGCGCGTGGTGCTCAAGCGCGCCAGACGGAACGGCAGTCGGAAACGTCAACGGCTTCTTTATGATGTTCCTTAGCGTTGTCTCGTTCGACGAAGCCGCGAACGGCGTCCGGCCGTAGATCAACTCGTAGAGGAATACTCCAAATGCCCACCAGTCGACGGCGTTACCGTGAGACCCACCGGCGGCAACTTCCGGTGAGACGTACTCGTGGGTACCGACGAAAGAGCAGGACCGGGCGGAGACTGGCTCTGCGACAAAGAGCCAGTTGGGGGTCATAGTTTGGACCTTCCGCGAACGGAAAAGCCGGTTGTAGAGGCAGGAAAAAGGAGTTGTGGAGGCCGCAGAAACGGCGGCGTTGGTTCTGGGGTACGCCGTTGCGTCGGGAAATGCCGTGTTCGGGGAGGAGTTCGGCGATTCAACGGCTGGGGTGGCGTCGGAACAGAGTGATAAATCGAAATCCGATAACATAATGTGACCGTCTGATCGGACGAGAACATTCTCCGGTTTAAGGTCTCTGTAAATGATTCCAAGCATATGAAGATACTCCAAAGCAACAAGAACTTCAGCTGCATAAAACCTGAAAATTATGAAGAAAATCAATTTAGCtttacatttcaaaatttcCCGGAAACCAACGAGATATTGTGCGTAGTAAATTTTTGCACAAGAATGGAAGTAAAATTCCTGATCAAGAAAATGAACAGGGTAAGAAAAAACCAGAGGACAAATGAACCCCACTTCATGAAAATGGTAGTTTTAAATAATAGCATTAATGCGGTAAAGTCAGAAGATATCCAAGCCAATCTCGGCTGCAGAACAGAGAGgcataaaaattataattaaaagttaaattcCCAGAGAaagaaattgaataatttccatTGAAGGAGACATCACAGAAAGCTAAAGCAGACAAGATTGTAACATCTCAGGTTTTCACACCACAAGCAAACAAAAAACGTACTGAAAACTgtgaattcaattttatataaatatgaattttcaatttaacaCAGTGAATGGATGATGATTATTGTTTATTATTTCCAATCGTTCCAGAAGAGTATCTCAGTGTTTTATTTCTTATCTTTTCCTAATCGATAAAAGAAAGTAAGgatgatctgtttatgtacCTTGCGGAAGTAAGAGAGAAGCGTTTCCGCGGCTGTTTATGGCGGAGAGAATG encodes:
- the LOC120082610 gene encoding protein kinase PINOID, producing MLEHLARESDGDPGYEPAVNSTSSQNSMSSESCSSFSRLSFDAAIDLPTSRSSPECLDLKPHRSSDFAYSAIRRRKSKLTFRDFRLLRRIGAGDIGTVYLCQLRKLSEGCYEDEDDDDDPCLYAMKVVDKEALELKKKVQRAEMERKILKMLDHPFLPTLYAEFEASHFSCIVMEFCSGGDLHSLRHKQPRKRFSLTSARFYAAEVLVALEYLHMLGIIYRDLKPENVLVRSDGHIMLSDFDLSLCSDATPAVESPNSSPNTAFPDATAYPRTNAAVSAASTTPFSCLYNRLFRSRKVQTMTPNWLFVAEPVSARSCSFVGTHEYVSPEVAAGGSHGNAVDWWAFGVFLYELIYGRTPFAASSNETTLRNIIKKPLTFPTAVPSGALEHHARDLISGLLNKDPTRRLGSKRGSADIKKHPFFKGLNFALIRSLTPPEVPGVRRRKPTPAPVAKTKDKSGQSTGFDYF